Proteins from a genomic interval of Marmota flaviventris isolate mMarFla1 chromosome 8, mMarFla1.hap1, whole genome shotgun sequence:
- the Fbxw12 gene encoding LOW QUALITY PROTEIN: F-box/WD repeat-containing protein 12 (The sequence of the model RefSeq protein was modified relative to this genomic sequence to represent the inferred CDS: deleted 2 bases in 1 codon): protein MEIELPDVPLVKIFSYLDALSLLQASQVSKDWNKVAESDLLWRRMCLKKWHFCNFTYEHLGTQTWKQLFLHQTKQEHRMACAQPEDFIYKEAAGNLGILGPVAYVSGSRFTLDEQGKSIICIVSSMRKLYTWDVQEGTMIWSSPVQQFNITNLETLPQMHLAITADMGENKWNCRDRDPLATCAMAQICFSLNAFLTKDGPFLMVGDSDGNIHTFTIPELRDISEVHAFQHSIDILHCSPDKKWVFSCGIHQHIFSKIFFTECLLRPSEHSTPLYFTLPFASCNRGCWTPRRENGIPLMYRRGSQKKTGFTTFDLTTESPEAHQIASFLLPVHIDSPNWMGVSDGSIIVVESGPYLFLFTINGLMLERCEGHQSIISNIWVDSLHILAASMDCSLHVYMWEEGGYYPYLKKCCHLEYLGNSLTPSCSQVSRAICDNMSIVRVVSRAHESNILVINILNV, encoded by the exons ATGGAGATTGAGTTGCCTGATGTGCCCTTGGTGAAAATCTTCTCCTATCTGGATGCCTTGAGCTTGCTACAGGCTTCGCAAGTGAGCAAGG ATTGGAATAAGGTTGCAGAAAGTGATTTGCTATGGAG GAGGATGTGTCTAAAGAAATGGCACTTCTGCAACTTCACCTATGAGCACCTGGGCACACAGACATGGAAGCAGTTATTCCTCCACCAAACAAAGCAGGAGCATCGGATGGCATGTGCACAGCCAGAAGACTTTATCTACAAAGAAGCAGCTGGGAACCTTG GAATCTTGGGACCAGTGGCTTATGTCTCAGGAAGTAGATTCACACTAGATGAACAAGGGAAGTCAATCATTTGTATTGTGTCTTCAATGCGCAAACTTTATACCTGGGATGTGCAAGAG GGCACTATGATCTGGTCAAGCCCAGTACAGCAGTTCAATATCACCAATTTGGAGACCCTCCCTCAGATGCATCTCGCGATCACTGCAGATATGGGAGAAAACAAGTGGAACTGTCGTGACAGGGATCCTCTGGCTACCTGCGCAATGGCTCAAATCTGTTTTTCCTTGAATGCTTTTCTCACAAAGGATGGGCCATTCCTGATG GTGGGTGATTCTGATGGTAACATCCACACATTTACAATACCTGAGTTAAGGGATATTTCTGAAGTCCATGCATTTCAACATAGCATTGATATTCTACACTGCTCTCCTGACAAGAAATGGGTCTTTTCATGTGGGATACATCAACATATTTTTTCAAAG ATTTTTTTCACAGAGTGTTTATTGAGACCATCAGAACATAGCACCCCCCTGTATTTCACTCTCCCATTTGCATCATGCAACAGAGGCTGCTGGACTCCAAGGAGAGAAAACGGGATACCACTGATGTACCGGAGAGGttcc caaaaaaaaacaggatttacCACTTTTGATCTAACAACAGAAAGCCCTGAGG CACATCAGATTGCAAGTTTTCTGTTGCCAGTTCATATAGACAGCCCTAATTGGATGGGAGTCAGTGATGGAAGTATTATTGTTGTTGAGAGTGGGCCATACCTGTTCCTCTTCACCATTAATGGCCTCATGCTAGAACGATGTGAGGGCCACCAGAGCATCATCAGCAACATATGGGTG GATTCTCTCCATATCCTTGCAGCATCCATGGATTGTTCTTTACATGTGTACATGTGGGAAGAGGGAGGCTATTACCCATATCTCAAGAAGTGCTGTCACCTGGAATACCTGGGGAACAGTCTGACACCAAGCTG